Proteins from one Arthrobacter sp. DNA4 genomic window:
- a CDS encoding FmdB family zinc ribbon protein, with the protein MPTYAYACKDCGHAFDIVQSFSDSSLTSCPECEGTLRKKFNSVGVVFKGSGFYRTDSRDSKGSSVSPAPAAAPAAPAAAPAAPAPAAAAS; encoded by the coding sequence GTGCCAACATATGCTTACGCCTGCAAGGATTGCGGCCACGCCTTCGACATCGTCCAGTCGTTCTCGGACAGCAGCCTGACGTCCTGCCCTGAATGCGAGGGGACGCTGCGTAAGAAGTTCAACAGCGTCGGTGTCGTCTTCAAGGGCTCCGGTTTCTACCGCACGGACTCCCGCGATTCCAAGGGCAGCTCGGTTTCCCCCGCGCCCGCCGCGGCTCCGGCCGCGCCTGCTGCTGCCCCCGCCGCGCCGGCGCCCGCAGCCGCCGCGAGCTAG
- a CDS encoding Flp pilus assembly protein CpaB — MSRNRRLAAALLLCAAAAIAVQQLTPAPLSTATALAATRDLPAGTAVSDADVVRVQVPPGMVADGFLRDDAAATGKQLAAPMRKGQLLTDAQLVGPGLLAGTPPGSAAVPLRMADASSIQLVSPGQLVNVVLTSANGFDQQGPSEVLASAVPVLWTSNKGGQSGQWLGTTETDGLIVVAATAEQALRLAGASTQGRLFFVLVGPP, encoded by the coding sequence TTGAGCCGAAACCGCCGGCTCGCCGCTGCACTGTTGTTGTGCGCAGCTGCCGCGATCGCCGTCCAGCAGCTCACTCCTGCCCCGCTCTCCACCGCCACGGCCCTGGCCGCTACCCGGGATCTTCCTGCCGGTACCGCCGTATCGGACGCGGACGTGGTCCGAGTCCAGGTGCCCCCTGGCATGGTGGCCGACGGCTTCCTCCGGGATGACGCCGCCGCCACCGGCAAACAGCTCGCCGCACCCATGCGCAAGGGCCAGCTCCTCACCGATGCCCAGCTGGTGGGTCCCGGGCTCCTGGCAGGTACGCCGCCCGGTTCAGCCGCAGTTCCACTGCGGATGGCGGATGCCTCGTCGATTCAGCTGGTCTCCCCCGGACAGCTGGTCAACGTTGTGCTCACATCAGCCAACGGGTTCGACCAGCAGGGCCCGTCGGAGGTGCTGGCGTCGGCAGTCCCCGTACTGTGGACCTCCAACAAGGGCGGCCAGAGCGGCCAGTGGCTGGGCACCACGGAGACGGACGGACTGATCGTGGTGGCAGCCACCGCCGAACAAGCATTACGCCTGGCCGGAGCGTCAACCCAAGGCCGGCTGTTCTTCGTCCTGGTCGGGCCGCCGTAA
- a CDS encoding DUF4011 domain-containing protein: protein MPVWSRTSRANAEKKAEVSVGQGHPEGSEELRKWLSGLKPVTGADTMLRFTKTPEGSIDLTSAHPSGLAQLMAGRRTRLSTLIRDRQQYVVAARASRNIRSKIFELANDRGIDAGYLSAGTVVWTSAVGGKPQRVSAPVMLTAISLTVRPGEDDFELQLTEQAQINPALVRHLKNIHGIVFDVNAVTRLAYSTARFDPQPVLDRLATLIRPIHGAETQHNLLVSTFADLSGNLDDPWINDSHPIVSALATAAGGEVVDVEEPDPSRFPHLDNRNPKDELLLLDADTDQQYVVDAARAGDSLVVSSPPGTGQTQTAINTIGALVDAGKTVLVVGDRRASLNEVSGHLESLGLESILFQLTGNVTAQQLKGQLVRAIVRNEKSLEPQLGNLHTTLTEHRHALMDHVASLHNVRERWGCSPYQAMQSLAELTSIHPAPATTVRLKRSVLDSIRDREELAGRLRRAAELGSFSKAATTSPWHGARLLTRKETEEAQDLVRSVAKSLPVLRDRMDAVAEHAEIRLGESFAEWGEQLELLVAVRGSLDKFTPDIFDRPVTDLISATAPSAWRRERGIELTAMQRSRLRRVAKEYVRPGVHIADLHSSLVLVQEQRALWAGYATTQRHPAVPSGLAEMNAMYRSLDQELAQLGEALQHSEDGGALSTVPYAQLMDRLERLVADTDTLKTLPERTLLIENMREHGLGELLADLAEREVPEGSVAAELELAWWQSALEAMISGDDYLAMSDGDALRQLEAEYRLADNAHIASGAARLRWDLAERWRTAIAAQPRQADLLRSLLKDGRVSLPSLTAQAPELIGTLVPVWSVSPYLMTGLLPAEQHFDAVVILDAEATSLQAVLPSIARARQVIAFGDPRIATPRTFTVGVERLAPGESAHHRVESAFTALSAVLPVWRLNVVYRAVDEDLVLQLSKNFYDGGLRRLPEGQSATGLDRSLLVEYLPDGTGLPSADHEGVESVVAEVNRVVELVFEHARLRPRTSLAVVTASLRHAARIGESIRLQLSNQPGLAGFFGAGPESFRVVDLERAQGLVRDHVIFSPGFGRTPHGRALHNFGPLSAEGGREKFALAMTRARRSLHVLTCFRPEDLDHTRLTHGAVDLYALLDRELSGNTDLGTPASRAAASEQALGADPLVADLGDRLRARGARVWHQYDGAIDVVAAADPLNTMGQEDSEIPRPVAIESDGTAQYRTMSVRERSRLRPQLLERLGWRYMPLWTIEVFTDPSSCADRIAGYLGLENMVLPGRTHQSVGFLDDDVDQALNGIDAAPSAGVSYLPGDPGTGRNGDSGNQEAGSMTEEKKPAHGRLEEDGREEDMRQDKIQDGQAETVTGGDVPAGPAETGPATRTVTGGAEEILPSKAAEDDARNWGDREDDHDTWLKEQKPPHWG from the coding sequence ATGCCGGTATGGTCCAGGACGTCACGTGCAAACGCAGAAAAGAAGGCAGAAGTGTCAGTTGGTCAAGGCCACCCGGAAGGCTCGGAGGAGCTTCGTAAATGGCTGTCCGGGCTCAAACCCGTCACCGGCGCGGACACGATGCTCCGCTTCACCAAGACGCCGGAAGGTTCCATCGACCTCACCTCGGCCCACCCCTCGGGCCTTGCCCAGCTCATGGCCGGGCGCCGCACACGCCTGTCCACCCTGATCCGTGACCGGCAGCAGTACGTGGTGGCCGCGAGGGCGTCGCGCAACATCCGGTCAAAGATCTTCGAGCTCGCCAACGACCGCGGCATCGACGCCGGATACCTGTCGGCAGGCACTGTGGTGTGGACATCCGCCGTCGGGGGCAAACCCCAGCGCGTGTCAGCCCCGGTCATGCTGACCGCCATCTCCCTGACGGTTCGCCCCGGGGAGGACGACTTCGAACTGCAGCTCACCGAACAGGCGCAGATCAACCCCGCCCTGGTGCGGCACCTGAAAAACATCCACGGGATCGTGTTCGACGTCAACGCCGTGACCCGGCTGGCCTACAGCACTGCACGGTTTGACCCCCAGCCCGTCCTGGACCGGCTGGCCACCCTGATCCGGCCCATCCACGGCGCTGAAACCCAGCACAACCTGCTGGTCTCCACCTTTGCGGACCTCTCCGGCAACCTCGACGACCCCTGGATCAACGACTCCCACCCCATCGTCTCTGCGCTGGCCACCGCCGCCGGCGGCGAAGTGGTGGACGTTGAGGAACCGGATCCGTCCCGCTTCCCGCACCTGGATAACAGGAACCCCAAGGATGAGCTGCTGCTGCTGGATGCCGACACGGACCAGCAGTACGTGGTCGATGCGGCCCGCGCTGGGGACTCCCTGGTGGTCAGCAGCCCGCCCGGCACCGGCCAGACCCAGACCGCCATCAACACCATCGGCGCCCTGGTGGATGCCGGCAAGACAGTGCTGGTGGTGGGAGATCGCCGCGCCAGCCTGAACGAGGTTTCCGGGCACCTGGAGTCGTTGGGCCTGGAGTCCATCCTCTTCCAGCTGACCGGGAACGTCACCGCCCAACAGCTGAAAGGCCAACTGGTCCGGGCAATCGTCCGCAATGAAAAGTCCCTGGAACCCCAGCTGGGGAACCTGCACACCACCCTGACCGAACACCGGCACGCCCTGATGGACCACGTGGCATCGCTCCACAACGTCCGCGAGAGGTGGGGCTGCTCGCCGTACCAGGCCATGCAGTCGCTCGCTGAGCTCACCTCGATCCATCCTGCCCCGGCCACCACCGTCCGGCTCAAGCGCAGCGTCCTGGACAGCATCCGGGACCGCGAGGAGCTGGCGGGCCGGCTGCGGCGCGCCGCGGAACTGGGCAGCTTCAGCAAGGCGGCCACCACCAGCCCCTGGCACGGAGCCAGGCTGCTGACCCGGAAGGAAACCGAGGAAGCCCAGGACCTGGTCCGCTCGGTGGCCAAGAGCCTCCCCGTCCTGCGCGACCGCATGGACGCCGTTGCCGAGCACGCCGAAATCCGCCTGGGCGAATCCTTCGCGGAGTGGGGCGAGCAGCTGGAACTGCTGGTTGCCGTCCGGGGCAGCCTGGACAAGTTCACCCCGGACATCTTCGACCGGCCCGTGACAGACCTGATCTCCGCCACGGCGCCGTCCGCGTGGCGGCGGGAGCGGGGCATCGAGCTGACCGCCATGCAGCGTTCCAGGCTGCGCCGTGTAGCCAAGGAATACGTGCGTCCGGGCGTCCACATCGCGGACCTGCACTCGTCCCTGGTGCTGGTCCAGGAACAGCGTGCCCTCTGGGCGGGCTACGCCACCACGCAGCGCCATCCCGCCGTTCCCTCCGGCCTGGCCGAGATGAACGCCATGTACCGGTCCCTGGACCAGGAGCTGGCACAGCTGGGCGAGGCCCTGCAGCACTCCGAAGACGGCGGGGCTTTGTCCACCGTTCCCTATGCGCAGCTGATGGACCGGCTGGAACGCCTGGTGGCGGACACCGATACGCTCAAGACGCTGCCCGAACGCACACTCCTCATTGAGAACATGCGCGAACACGGCCTGGGCGAACTCCTGGCCGACCTCGCCGAACGGGAAGTTCCGGAAGGATCCGTCGCCGCGGAGCTGGAGCTGGCATGGTGGCAGTCCGCGCTTGAGGCAATGATCAGCGGCGACGACTACCTGGCGATGTCCGACGGCGACGCCTTGCGCCAGCTGGAAGCGGAATACCGGCTGGCCGACAACGCCCACATTGCCAGCGGCGCCGCCCGCCTGCGTTGGGACCTCGCGGAACGGTGGCGGACAGCCATCGCTGCCCAGCCGCGCCAGGCAGACCTGCTCCGCAGCCTGCTCAAGGACGGCCGGGTGTCCCTGCCTTCCCTCACCGCGCAGGCGCCTGAGCTGATCGGCACGCTCGTCCCGGTCTGGTCCGTCAGCCCGTACCTGATGACGGGCCTGCTTCCGGCAGAACAGCACTTCGACGCCGTCGTGATCCTCGACGCGGAGGCCACCTCCCTGCAGGCCGTCCTGCCGTCGATTGCCCGGGCACGGCAGGTGATCGCCTTTGGCGATCCGCGCATCGCCACGCCGCGGACGTTCACGGTTGGGGTGGAGCGGCTTGCACCCGGCGAGTCCGCCCACCACCGCGTCGAGAGCGCTTTCACCGCGCTCTCCGCAGTGCTGCCGGTGTGGCGGCTCAACGTGGTGTACCGCGCAGTGGACGAGGACCTGGTCCTGCAGCTCAGCAAGAACTTTTACGACGGCGGCCTGCGCCGGCTGCCCGAAGGCCAGTCGGCCACGGGGCTGGACCGGTCCCTGCTGGTGGAATACCTGCCGGACGGCACCGGCCTTCCCAGTGCCGACCATGAGGGCGTGGAGTCCGTGGTGGCCGAGGTCAACCGGGTAGTGGAGCTGGTCTTCGAGCACGCCCGCCTGCGTCCGCGGACGTCCCTCGCGGTCGTGACCGCCAGCCTGCGGCACGCGGCCAGGATTGGCGAGTCCATCCGGCTCCAGCTGTCCAACCAGCCGGGCCTGGCCGGATTCTTCGGCGCCGGCCCGGAGTCCTTCCGGGTGGTGGACCTGGAACGCGCCCAGGGCCTGGTCCGCGACCATGTCATCTTCTCGCCGGGATTCGGGCGGACCCCGCACGGGCGGGCCCTCCACAACTTCGGGCCGCTGTCTGCTGAAGGCGGCCGGGAGAAGTTTGCCCTGGCCATGACCCGGGCCCGCCGTTCCCTGCACGTGCTCACGTGCTTCCGGCCCGAGGACCTGGACCACACCCGGCTCACCCATGGGGCGGTGGACCTGTACGCGCTGCTGGACCGGGAACTTTCCGGCAACACGGATCTTGGCACCCCCGCGTCCCGCGCCGCCGCCAGCGAACAGGCGCTTGGCGCGGACCCGTTGGTGGCGGACCTGGGCGACCGGCTGCGTGCCCGGGGCGCAAGGGTCTGGCACCAATACGACGGGGCAATCGATGTAGTGGCAGCCGCCGACCCCCTGAATACCATGGGCCAGGAGGACTCCGAGATTCCGCGGCCTGTGGCCATCGAGTCCGACGGCACTGCGCAGTACCGCACCATGAGCGTGCGTGAACGCAGCAGGCTGCGTCCGCAACTGCTGGAACGCCTTGGCTGGCGGTACATGCCGCTGTGGACCATCGAAGTGTTCACGGACCCGTCGTCCTGCGCAGACCGCATTGCAGGCTATCTGGGCCTGGAGAACATGGTGCTGCCGGGAAGGACCCACCAGTCTGTGGGCTTCCTTGACGACGACGTTGACCAGGCGCTCAATGGAATTGACGCCGCGCCGTCCGCCGGAGTTTCCTACCTGCCCGGGGATCCCGGCACAGGCCGGAACGGTGACAGCGGAAACCAGGAAGCGGGATCCATGACCGAGGAAAAGAAACCTGCACACGGCAGGCTTGAGGAAGACGGCCGCGAGGAAGACATGCGCCAGGACAAGATCCAGGACGGGCAGGCAGAAACAGTTACCGGCGGGGACGTTCCTGCAGGCCCGGCCGAAACGGGTCCGGCGACCCGGACGGTAACAGGCGGCGCTGAAGAGATCCTCCCGAGCAAGGCCGCAGAGGACGACGCCCGCAACTGGGGTGACCGTGAGGATGACCACGACACGTGGTTGAAGGAACAGAAGCCGCCGCACTGGGGCTGA
- the guaA gene encoding glutamine-hydrolyzing GMP synthase, with product MTTPTASQTSQKPVLVVDYGAQYAQLIARRVREANVYSEVVPHTYSTEQLLAKNPAAIILSGGPSSVYADGAPSVGADLFEAGVPVFGICYGFQAMANALGGKVDKTGLREYGSTETTILGDGRSVLEGMPQHQKTWMSHGDSVHEAPAGFDVLATTAGAEVAAFANEEKGLFGVQWHPEVKHSAYGQQVLENFLFKGAKLEPNWTTGNILEEQVERIRQQVGDARVICGLSGGVDSAVAAALVQRAVGDQLTCVFVDHGLLREGEAEQVERDFVAATGVKLYVANEQERFLSALAGVSDPETKRKIIGREFIRAFEEAELAIIAEAAAHGEKIKFLVQGTLYPDVVESGGGEGAANIKSHHNVGGLPEDLQFELVEPLRALFKDEVRAVGAQLGLPQEIVGRQPFPGPGLGIRIVGEVTKERLDLLRKADAIARAELTAAGLDNEVWQMPVVLLADVRSVGVMGDGRTYGHPIVLRPVSSEDAMTADWSRLPYDLLARISSRITNEVDGVNRVVLDVTSKPPGTIEWE from the coding sequence GTGACTACTCCCACTGCATCCCAGACTTCCCAGAAGCCGGTGCTGGTTGTTGATTACGGTGCCCAGTACGCGCAGCTGATTGCACGCCGCGTCAGGGAAGCGAATGTGTATTCGGAAGTGGTTCCGCATACCTACTCCACCGAGCAGCTCCTGGCCAAGAACCCTGCCGCCATCATCCTGTCCGGAGGCCCCTCCAGCGTCTATGCCGACGGCGCCCCCAGCGTGGGTGCCGACCTCTTCGAAGCCGGCGTCCCCGTCTTCGGGATCTGCTACGGGTTCCAGGCCATGGCCAACGCCCTGGGCGGCAAGGTGGACAAGACCGGCCTGCGGGAGTACGGATCCACGGAGACCACCATCCTCGGCGACGGCCGCTCGGTGCTAGAGGGCATGCCCCAGCACCAGAAGACCTGGATGAGCCACGGCGACTCCGTGCATGAAGCACCTGCAGGATTCGATGTCCTCGCCACGACGGCGGGCGCCGAAGTCGCAGCCTTCGCCAACGAGGAAAAGGGCCTCTTCGGCGTGCAGTGGCACCCCGAAGTCAAGCACTCCGCCTACGGCCAGCAAGTGCTCGAAAACTTCCTGTTCAAGGGCGCCAAGCTGGAGCCCAACTGGACCACCGGCAACATCCTCGAAGAACAGGTGGAGCGCATCCGCCAGCAGGTAGGGGATGCCCGCGTCATCTGCGGTCTCTCCGGCGGCGTGGATTCGGCAGTGGCGGCAGCCCTGGTGCAGCGGGCTGTGGGCGACCAGCTCACCTGTGTGTTCGTGGACCACGGACTGCTGCGTGAAGGCGAAGCGGAGCAGGTTGAACGCGACTTCGTGGCCGCCACCGGCGTGAAGCTGTACGTGGCCAACGAACAGGAACGCTTCCTCTCGGCCCTGGCCGGTGTCAGCGATCCCGAAACCAAGCGCAAGATCATCGGCCGGGAATTCATCCGCGCCTTCGAAGAAGCCGAACTGGCCATCATCGCCGAGGCCGCAGCCCACGGCGAAAAGATCAAGTTCCTGGTCCAGGGCACCCTGTACCCGGACGTCGTCGAATCCGGCGGCGGCGAAGGTGCAGCCAACATCAAGAGCCACCACAACGTGGGCGGCCTCCCCGAGGACCTGCAGTTCGAGCTCGTTGAGCCGCTGCGCGCCCTGTTCAAGGACGAGGTCCGTGCCGTGGGCGCCCAGCTCGGCCTGCCGCAGGAAATCGTCGGCCGCCAGCCCTTCCCGGGCCCCGGCCTGGGCATCCGGATCGTCGGCGAGGTCACCAAGGAACGGCTGGACCTGCTGCGCAAGGCGGACGCCATCGCGCGTGCCGAGCTGACCGCGGCCGGGCTGGACAACGAGGTATGGCAGATGCCCGTGGTCCTGCTCGCGGACGTCCGCAGCGTCGGCGTCATGGGCGACGGCCGCACCTACGGCCACCCCATCGTGCTCCGTCCGGTGTCCTCCGAAGACGCCATGACTGCCGACTGGTCGCGCCTGCCGTACGACCTGCTGGCACGGATCTCCAGCCGGATCACCAACGAGGTGGACGGCGTCAACCGGGTGGTGCTGGACGTCACCAGCAAGCCGCCGGGAACCATCGAGTGGGAATAG
- a CDS encoding DUF3817 domain-containing protein, translating into MIDPKPATPSSQAAGKTSGKKRRFGGTEAQIRSALKFYKVMAYLTGTMLLLLCAELVARYGFGQYLFAGGTNAVTGQPFGFGFADAEPPGVLNGMNVSVTVLIVHGWMYVVYLISNFRLWSLMRWPFLKLVLLALGGVVPFLSFIVEKKFHAEVEAELAANPQAPQRY; encoded by the coding sequence ATGATTGATCCGAAACCGGCCACCCCCTCATCGCAGGCCGCCGGCAAGACATCCGGGAAGAAACGCCGTTTCGGCGGTACCGAGGCCCAGATCCGGTCCGCCCTGAAGTTCTACAAGGTCATGGCCTACCTCACCGGCACCATGCTCCTGCTGCTGTGTGCGGAACTGGTGGCACGGTACGGCTTCGGGCAGTACCTGTTCGCGGGCGGCACCAACGCGGTGACCGGCCAGCCGTTCGGCTTCGGATTCGCCGACGCGGAACCGCCCGGGGTGCTCAACGGCATGAACGTCTCCGTCACCGTGCTGATCGTGCACGGCTGGATGTACGTTGTGTACCTGATCTCCAACTTCCGGCTCTGGTCCCTGATGCGCTGGCCCTTCCTGAAACTGGTGCTGCTGGCACTGGGCGGCGTCGTGCCGTTCCTGTCCTTCATCGTGGAGAAGAAGTTCCACGCAGAGGTGGAAGCCGAACTGGCCGCCAATCCGCAGGCTCCCCAGCGCTACTGA
- a CDS encoding SURF1 family protein, whose protein sequence is MWKTALKPRWIAGFIFAIALSGVFVLLSQWQFGRSTQPEVPVNPATEQVQPLTGTLQPGEFFHGSVADQMVTAQGTYSPDKQVLVPGRLHDGKTGYWVVSAFAVIGAPALTGAGASPQTWIPVARGWVAQPGDAAAPPSGLVELTGRLLPSEAPVAGKAPKPGEASAVSVAELINYWEVSSYPGFVSATAEVVGGKDVSAAAVPGNLLPLDIGPQPPAQHINWLNLFYSIEWVVFAGFALFIWWRLVKDDYHRDLEEALNDAGDDDDGHDEKHQLPQQAEQHQQPEQHQQKVQP, encoded by the coding sequence GTGTGGAAAACAGCCCTTAAGCCCCGATGGATCGCAGGCTTTATCTTCGCGATCGCTCTCTCCGGGGTCTTCGTGCTGCTGAGCCAGTGGCAGTTCGGCCGCTCCACCCAACCCGAGGTTCCGGTCAACCCCGCCACCGAACAGGTGCAGCCCCTCACCGGCACCCTGCAGCCGGGTGAGTTCTTCCACGGCAGCGTTGCCGACCAGATGGTCACTGCCCAGGGGACGTACAGTCCCGACAAGCAGGTCCTGGTTCCCGGGAGGCTCCACGACGGCAAAACCGGCTACTGGGTTGTTTCAGCCTTCGCCGTCATCGGCGCCCCCGCCCTGACCGGAGCAGGCGCCTCACCACAGACGTGGATCCCGGTGGCACGCGGGTGGGTCGCCCAGCCCGGGGACGCGGCAGCACCGCCGTCGGGCCTTGTCGAACTGACCGGGCGGCTGCTGCCGTCCGAAGCGCCGGTGGCGGGGAAAGCTCCGAAACCGGGGGAGGCCTCGGCCGTCTCCGTGGCGGAGCTCATCAACTACTGGGAGGTGAGCAGCTACCCCGGTTTTGTGTCTGCCACCGCGGAAGTGGTGGGCGGCAAGGACGTCAGCGCTGCAGCGGTTCCGGGGAACCTCCTTCCACTGGACATCGGTCCGCAGCCGCCGGCGCAGCACATCAACTGGCTCAACCTCTTCTACTCCATCGAGTGGGTTGTCTTCGCCGGGTTCGCCCTTTTCATCTGGTGGCGGCTGGTCAAGGACGACTACCACCGGGACCTTGAGGAGGCCCTTAACGACGCCGGGGACGATGATGACGGGCACGACGAAAAGCACCAGCTTCCACAGCAGGCCGAACAGCACCAGCAGCCTGAACAGCACCAGCAGAAGGTACAGCCATGA
- a CDS encoding PTS sugar transporter subunit IIA: MAEPLDPYDAHLTTADMVILEMEAKDKTEATNQLAERLHAAGRISDLDGFLKNVNAREHQLATGLPGGIGLPHARSEFVSQTSIAVGITKYGHALDFGAADGPATVILLIATPASSFSDHLEVLATLARSLSKESFRESLRRAYDAEVIAELINSSLVFFDH, translated from the coding sequence TTGGCGGAACCACTGGACCCGTATGACGCCCACCTGACCACCGCCGACATGGTGATCCTGGAAATGGAGGCGAAGGACAAGACCGAGGCCACCAACCAACTGGCAGAGCGGCTTCACGCCGCCGGGCGGATCTCGGATCTTGACGGGTTCCTGAAGAACGTCAATGCCCGGGAGCACCAGCTGGCCACGGGGCTCCCGGGCGGCATCGGACTGCCGCATGCCCGCAGCGAATTCGTGTCCCAAACCTCCATCGCCGTCGGCATCACCAAGTACGGCCACGCGCTCGACTTCGGGGCAGCCGACGGTCCTGCCACGGTCATCCTGCTGATCGCCACCCCGGCCAGCTCGTTCTCCGACCACCTGGAAGTCCTGGCCACCCTGGCCAGGTCACTCTCCAAGGAATCATTCCGCGAATCGCTGCGGCGTGCCTATGACGCCGAAGTAATCGCCGAGCTCATCAACTCCAGCCTGGTGTTCTTCGACCACTAG
- a CDS encoding glycerol-3-phosphate dehydrogenase/oxidase: MKSVPANGGVLGPEAREASIQRLRATTEPGQELDILIVGGGIVGTGAALDAVTRGLSVGIVEASDWAAGTSSRSSKLIHGGLRYLEMLDFALVKEALQERGLLLSEIAPHLARPVPFLYPLTKPFIERPYVGAGIALYDAMSVSAYHSRGVPFHKHLSRRGTLRAAPSLKNDAFVGSIRYYDGQVDDAKYCANLVRTAAYYGAHAVNQMKVVDFLREGERVVGAKVENREDGTQFSIRAKQVINATGVWTDETQAMVTDRGQLKVRASKGIHLVVPRDRFQSTVGLILRTEKSVLFVIPWGRHWIIGTTDTDWHLDKAHPAASSKDIDYVLEHVNQVLKRPLTREDVEGVYAGLRPLLAGENDSTAKLSREHVVAHPVPGLVVVAGGKWTTYRVMAKDAVDEATRTMDERVPPSCTETIPLLGASGFRAAWNRRNRTAEESGVHVARIEHLLNRYGSMTPEVLAIIEQNPELAEPLPGADDYLQAEAVYAASHEGARHVQDVLTRRTRISIEAWDRGVSAAPVVAKLMGDVLGWSDTQRENEVRHYLARVEAERLSQQQPDDESADAARLGAEDIVPLR; encoded by the coding sequence ATGAAGAGTGTTCCTGCAAACGGCGGGGTCCTTGGCCCGGAAGCCAGGGAAGCATCCATCCAGCGGCTGCGCGCCACCACCGAACCGGGCCAGGAACTTGACATCCTGATCGTCGGCGGCGGCATCGTTGGCACGGGGGCTGCGCTTGACGCCGTGACCCGCGGGCTGAGCGTTGGCATCGTCGAAGCAAGCGACTGGGCGGCCGGTACGTCCTCGCGCTCGTCCAAACTGATCCACGGTGGTTTGCGCTACCTGGAAATGCTGGACTTCGCCCTGGTCAAGGAGGCCCTGCAGGAACGCGGGCTGCTCCTCTCCGAAATCGCACCCCACCTCGCCCGGCCGGTGCCGTTCCTCTATCCGCTGACCAAACCCTTCATCGAGCGTCCCTACGTGGGGGCCGGCATCGCACTCTATGACGCGATGTCCGTTTCCGCTTACCACAGCAGGGGAGTGCCGTTCCACAAGCACCTGAGCAGGCGCGGCACCCTGCGGGCCGCCCCCAGCCTCAAGAACGACGCCTTCGTCGGGTCCATCCGGTACTACGACGGCCAGGTGGATGACGCCAAATACTGCGCCAACCTGGTCCGCACGGCCGCCTACTACGGCGCCCATGCCGTGAACCAGATGAAGGTGGTGGACTTCCTCCGCGAAGGCGAACGGGTGGTGGGCGCCAAGGTGGAAAACCGCGAGGACGGGACGCAGTTCAGCATCCGCGCCAAGCAGGTCATCAACGCCACCGGCGTGTGGACCGATGAAACCCAGGCCATGGTGACAGACCGCGGCCAGCTGAAGGTCCGCGCTTCCAAGGGCATCCACCTGGTGGTTCCCCGCGACCGCTTCCAATCCACGGTGGGTCTGATCCTGCGTACCGAGAAGTCCGTGCTGTTCGTCATCCCGTGGGGACGGCACTGGATCATCGGCACGACTGACACTGACTGGCACCTGGACAAGGCCCACCCCGCGGCTTCCAGCAAGGACATCGACTACGTCCTGGAGCATGTCAACCAGGTGCTGAAACGGCCCTTGACCCGCGAAGACGTCGAAGGGGTCTATGCCGGCCTGCGGCCGCTTCTGGCCGGCGAAAACGACTCGACCGCCAAGCTGTCCCGCGAGCACGTGGTGGCGCACCCTGTTCCCGGACTTGTGGTGGTGGCAGGCGGAAAGTGGACCACCTACCGTGTCATGGCCAAGGATGCCGTCGACGAGGCCACCCGCACCATGGACGAACGGGTCCCGCCCAGCTGCACCGAAACCATTCCGCTCCTGGGCGCCAGCGGTTTCCGGGCCGCCTGGAACCGCCGCAACCGCACCGCGGAGGAATCGGGGGTCCACGTGGCCCGGATCGAGCACCTGCTCAACCGGTACGGGTCCATGACACCCGAGGTCCTGGCCATCATTGAGCAGAACCCGGAACTGGCGGAACCACTACCGGGTGCCGACGACTACCTGCAGGCAGAGGCCGTCTACGCCGCAAGCCATGAAGGTGCCCGCCATGTGCAGGACGTCCTGACCCGGCGCACAAGGATCTCCATCGAAGCATGGGACCGCGGCGTGTCCGCCGCCCCCGTTGTCGCTAAACTGATGGGTGACGTCCTTGGCTGGAGCGACACGCAGCGTGAAAACGAAGTCCGCCACTACCTTGCCCGCGTGGAGGCCGAACGCCTCAGCCAGCAACAGCCGGACGACGAATCCGCAGACGCCGCCCGCCTGGGCGCGGAAGATATCGTGCCCTTGCGTTGA